The following coding sequences are from one Streptomyces sp. NBC_00536 window:
- a CDS encoding glycosyltransferase: MRVLVVHNRYASAQPSGENNVVDQEVALLRGAGHRVEVFERRSDDIGSMSLLAKAALPLLVPWNPAVRTELASRLRAERPDVVHVHNVFPLLSPAVLAACADAGVPVVATLHNYTQVCPPGTLQRDGRPCTECVGSAPLPAVRHGCYRDSRLATVPLAVSLSVNRRRWWSGVDRFFCISAAQREVLVRSGMPAERLAVKHNFVPDPGTTRTGDGEHLLYLGRLAEAKGVRLLMAAWDELAAGGGVGVPLVIAGTGPLEREVTAWAAGRDDVRYVGLYDPAQCREAVARSVAVVAPSTWLEAFGLVVVEAMAAGVPAVAAGHGAFVELVEDGVTGLLHRPGEPASLADCLRRITAGPVRGREMGQAARRRYEQGFSPSVGLERLVEGYRTAIAVRSGGGDGIPPAGKANAGSRRGSRAGRDGGH, encoded by the coding sequence ATGCGCGTACTCGTGGTGCACAACCGCTACGCCTCGGCGCAGCCGAGCGGGGAGAACAACGTCGTCGACCAGGAGGTGGCGCTGCTGCGCGGGGCCGGACACCGGGTCGAGGTGTTCGAGCGGCGCAGCGACGACATCGGCTCCATGTCCCTGCTCGCCAAGGCGGCGCTGCCGCTCCTGGTGCCGTGGAACCCGGCGGTCCGCACGGAACTCGCGAGCCGGCTCCGCGCGGAGCGGCCGGACGTGGTGCACGTCCACAACGTCTTCCCGCTCCTGTCGCCCGCGGTGCTGGCCGCCTGCGCCGACGCCGGTGTGCCCGTCGTCGCCACGCTGCACAACTACACCCAGGTCTGCCCGCCGGGCACGCTCCAGCGGGACGGCCGGCCGTGCACCGAGTGCGTCGGGTCGGCGCCGCTGCCCGCCGTCCGGCACGGCTGCTACCGCGACTCCCGGCTGGCGACGGTACCGCTCGCGGTCAGCCTGTCCGTCAACCGGCGGCGGTGGTGGTCCGGCGTGGACCGGTTCTTCTGCATCTCCGCGGCGCAGCGCGAGGTCCTGGTGCGCTCCGGCATGCCGGCGGAGCGGCTCGCGGTGAAGCACAACTTCGTGCCCGATCCCGGCACGACCCGCACGGGCGACGGCGAGCACCTGCTGTATCTCGGCCGGCTCGCCGAGGCCAAGGGCGTGCGGCTGCTGATGGCAGCGTGGGACGAGCTGGCCGCCGGTGGCGGTGTGGGCGTACCGCTGGTGATCGCGGGGACGGGGCCGCTGGAGCGGGAGGTGACCGCCTGGGCGGCGGGCCGGGACGACGTGCGCTACGTCGGCCTCTACGACCCGGCGCAGTGCCGGGAGGCCGTCGCGCGCTCGGTCGCCGTGGTGGCTCCCTCGACCTGGCTGGAGGCGTTCGGCCTGGTGGTGGTAGAGGCGATGGCGGCGGGGGTCCCGGCGGTCGCCGCCGGTCACGGCGCCTTCGTCGAACTCGTCGAGGACGGGGTGACCGGCCTGCTGCACCGGCCGGGTGAACCGGCCTCGCTCGCGGACTGCCTGCGCCGGATCACGGCCGGGCCGGTCCGGGGCCGGGAGATGGGCCAGGCGGCCCGGCGCCGTTACGAGCAGGGGTTCAGCCCGTCCGTCGGGCTGGAGCGCCTGGTGGAGGGGTACCGCACCGCGATCGCGGTGCGGTCGGGCGGCGGGGACGGTATACCGCCGGCCGGAAAAGCAAACGCTGGCTCGCGGCGGGGTTCCCGCGCGGGCAGGGATGGGGGCCATTGA
- a CDS encoding PIG-L deacetylase family protein: MIRLGAGPLDRLVAVGAHCDDIAIGAGGTLLALCRARPGIRVDVLVLSGGGGEREDEERAALAAFCPGAELHLTVLKLPDGRMPTHWDEAKAAVEELRARTEPDLVLAPRTEDAHQDHRGLAKLVTTAFRDHLVLGYEIVKWDGDLGRPVAYQPLAPETAEEKVRLLQEHYPSQRHRPWYDREAFLGLARIRGIECHARYAEAFAVTKLTLNLNLGE, translated from the coding sequence GTGATACGGCTCGGGGCCGGGCCCCTGGACCGGCTCGTCGCGGTGGGGGCGCACTGCGACGACATCGCCATCGGCGCCGGTGGCACGCTGCTGGCGCTGTGCCGTGCGCGGCCGGGCATCCGTGTCGACGTACTGGTGCTCTCCGGTGGTGGCGGCGAGCGGGAGGACGAGGAGCGGGCCGCGCTCGCCGCCTTCTGCCCGGGCGCCGAACTACACCTGACCGTCCTGAAGTTGCCGGACGGCCGGATGCCGACGCACTGGGACGAGGCCAAGGCCGCGGTCGAGGAGCTGCGCGCGCGGACCGAGCCGGACCTGGTGCTCGCGCCGCGCACCGAGGACGCGCACCAGGACCACCGCGGCCTGGCGAAGCTGGTCACCACCGCGTTCCGCGACCACCTCGTGCTCGGCTACGAGATCGTCAAATGGGACGGCGACCTCGGCCGCCCGGTGGCGTACCAGCCGCTGGCGCCGGAGACCGCCGAGGAGAAGGTGCGGCTGTTGCAGGAGCACTATCCCTCGCAGCGGCACCGGCCCTGGTACGACCGCGAGGCCTTCCTCGGTCTCGCGCGCATCCGCGGCATCGAATGCCACGCCCGCTACGCCGAGGCGTTCGCCGTCACCAAACTCACTCTGAATCTGAATCTGGGGGAATGA
- a CDS encoding right-handed parallel beta-helix repeat-containing protein, whose amino-acid sequence MAPLGLVLLVATGCTSAPDAPAKPTAPPSTSVAHVCAKPAAGPAKAPAGAVAVDPAVVGDLAAKTKNSPPSTTFWLQPGTHKLESDRFAQVIPKEGDSYVGAPGAVLDGVKTNQYAFGGNARNVSVRYLTVQGFVAPQNEGVVNHDSADGWVIEHTTIQNNSGAGLMAGARQRVSSSCLRGNGQYGVNAYKAGDPISGLVIEGSEIAGNNTDDWEQKQPGCGCTGGVKFWAVNGADIRGNWVHENHGPGLWADTNNNDFLIEDNVLEANDGAALIYETSYNAVIRKNTIRRNNWVEGRKKADSGDNFPFATLYLSESGGEPRIKARTDKIEIDRNVLENNWSGITLWENADRFCNSPANTSSGDCTLLVKDHGSCAQPAIAAAPLYADCRWKTQRVDIHGNRFVLDTSVVGCTVKCGRMGVLANYGTYPDWSPYKGEPVAEAITQKQENRWHDNVYLGPWSFVAHDPSRELDFGQWQAAPYQQDAGSTFQPQWGG is encoded by the coding sequence ATGGCACCGCTGGGGCTGGTCCTGCTGGTGGCGACCGGGTGCACGAGCGCTCCGGACGCCCCGGCGAAGCCGACCGCTCCGCCCTCCACGTCCGTGGCCCACGTGTGCGCCAAGCCCGCGGCCGGGCCGGCGAAGGCACCGGCGGGCGCGGTGGCGGTGGACCCCGCGGTGGTCGGCGATCTGGCCGCGAAGACCAAGAACAGCCCGCCGAGCACCACGTTCTGGCTTCAACCGGGGACGCACAAGCTCGAATCGGACCGTTTCGCCCAGGTCATCCCCAAGGAGGGGGACAGCTACGTCGGCGCGCCGGGCGCGGTGCTCGACGGCGTGAAGACCAACCAGTACGCCTTCGGCGGCAACGCCCGCAACGTCAGCGTCCGTTATCTGACGGTGCAGGGTTTCGTCGCGCCGCAGAACGAGGGCGTGGTCAACCACGATTCGGCCGACGGGTGGGTGATCGAGCACACGACGATCCAGAACAACTCCGGCGCCGGGCTGATGGCCGGTGCCCGTCAGCGGGTCAGTTCCAGCTGCCTGCGCGGCAACGGACAGTACGGAGTGAACGCCTACAAGGCCGGCGACCCGATCAGCGGCCTGGTGATCGAGGGCAGCGAGATCGCGGGCAACAACACGGACGACTGGGAGCAGAAGCAGCCGGGCTGCGGCTGTACCGGAGGCGTCAAGTTCTGGGCCGTCAACGGAGCCGACATCCGCGGCAACTGGGTGCACGAGAACCACGGGCCCGGGTTGTGGGCGGACACCAACAACAACGACTTCCTCATCGAGGACAACGTGCTGGAGGCCAACGACGGCGCCGCGCTGATCTATGAGACCAGCTACAACGCGGTCATCCGGAAGAACACGATCCGGCGGAACAACTGGGTCGAGGGGCGCAAGAAGGCCGACAGCGGCGACAACTTCCCCTTCGCGACCCTCTATCTGTCCGAGTCCGGCGGCGAACCACGGATCAAGGCCCGCACGGACAAGATCGAGATCGACCGGAACGTGCTGGAGAACAACTGGTCCGGGATCACCCTGTGGGAGAACGCCGACCGGTTCTGCAACAGCCCGGCCAACACCTCCTCCGGTGACTGCACGCTGCTGGTGAAGGACCACGGCAGCTGCGCGCAGCCGGCCATCGCCGCCGCACCGCTCTACGCGGACTGCCGGTGGAAGACCCAGCGGGTGGACATCCACGGCAACCGCTTCGTGCTGGACACCTCCGTCGTCGGGTGCACGGTGAAGTGCGGCCGCATGGGGGTGCTGGCCAACTACGGCACCTATCCGGACTGGTCGCCGTACAAGGGCGAACCGGTGGCCGAGGCGATCACCCAGAAGCAGGAGAACCGCTGGCACGACAACGTCTACCTCGGGCCGTGGAGCTTCGTCGCCCACGACCCGAGCCGGGAGCTGGACTTCGGGCAGTGGCAGGCCGCGCCGTACCAGCAGGACGCGGGCAGCACCTTCCAGCCGCAGTGGGGTGGTTGA
- a CDS encoding O-antigen ligase domain-containing protein encodes MPGDTTGTPKTVGIVWGLLILNTLGSAGAKTIVPLPRSLIQMATMGSLVAAFVLALALNLRLRVRASAFLFLLTLLLVLSVISSAHLESGFGALFRCFRLTLFVASLWLLSRWWDGEVTFVRHHIRIYFAVLASVAAGLVISPGAAMPDLYGGRLVGALWPLTPPQIGQYAAVIIGLAVLLVLGRRTDGRSAAMVIVPSLVLLALTHTRTATLGLLIGLVLAIGSLVLTSAAARRFFAWAVLLSVVAAVGFNSALQAWFLRGQSQENFSNLTGRAKVWDALLAAPRTATEQLFGAGLGDKSFGGLPIDNSWLAVYNEQGVTGVVLVAAVIIVLGGVALLRPPSLQRACAIFLISYCAIASYTEAGLGDASPYLLHLTVAASLLAVPAAAAPPAPPGAPRRRLPAWARTSEVT; translated from the coding sequence GTGCCCGGCGACACCACCGGCACACCGAAGACCGTGGGGATCGTCTGGGGGCTGCTGATCCTCAACACGCTCGGCTCCGCCGGGGCGAAGACCATCGTCCCGCTGCCCCGCTCCCTCATCCAGATGGCCACCATGGGCTCGCTGGTCGCGGCCTTCGTCCTGGCGCTCGCGCTCAATCTCCGGCTGCGCGTGCGGGCCAGCGCCTTCCTGTTCCTGCTGACCCTGCTGCTGGTGCTGAGCGTGATCTCCAGCGCACACCTGGAGTCGGGGTTCGGCGCCCTGTTCCGCTGCTTCCGGCTGACCCTCTTCGTCGCCTCCCTGTGGCTGCTCAGCCGCTGGTGGGACGGCGAGGTGACCTTCGTACGGCACCACATCCGGATCTACTTCGCGGTGCTCGCCTCGGTGGCCGCGGGCCTGGTCATCTCGCCGGGCGCGGCCATGCCCGATCTGTACGGCGGGCGGCTCGTCGGCGCGCTGTGGCCGCTCACCCCGCCGCAGATCGGGCAGTACGCCGCGGTGATCATCGGGCTCGCCGTGCTGCTCGTACTGGGCCGCCGCACCGACGGGCGCAGCGCGGCGATGGTGATCGTGCCCTCGCTCGTCCTGCTCGCGCTGACCCATACCCGGACGGCCACGCTCGGCCTGCTCATCGGGCTGGTGCTGGCGATCGGCTCGCTGGTCCTGACCAGCGCGGCCGCCCGCCGGTTCTTCGCCTGGGCGGTGCTGTTGTCGGTGGTGGCCGCGGTGGGCTTCAACTCCGCGCTCCAGGCGTGGTTCCTGCGCGGGCAGAGCCAGGAGAACTTCTCCAACCTCACCGGCCGTGCCAAGGTCTGGGACGCCCTGCTGGCGGCCCCCCGGACGGCCACGGAGCAGTTGTTCGGCGCGGGTCTGGGCGACAAGTCGTTCGGCGGGCTGCCGATCGACAACAGCTGGCTGGCCGTCTACAACGAGCAGGGCGTGACCGGCGTCGTCCTCGTGGCGGCGGTCATCATCGTGCTGGGCGGTGTCGCGCTGCTGCGCCCGCCGTCGCTCCAGCGGGCCTGCGCGATCTTCCTGATCAGCTACTGCGCGATCGCGTCGTACACCGAGGCCGGGCTGGGCGACGCCTCTCCGTATCTGCTGCACCTGACCGTGGCCGCCTCGCTGCTGGCGGTTCCCGCCGCGGCCGCTCCCCCGGCTCCGCCCGGAGCGCCCCGGCGCCGCCTGCCCGCATGGGCCCGGACATCGGAGGTGACCTGA
- a CDS encoding glucose-1-phosphate cytidylyltransferase translates to MKVVLFCGGYGLRMRSGASDDVPKPMAMVGPRPLIWHVMRYYASFGHTEFILCLGYGAEHIKNFFLNYEETTSNDFVLRGGRTELLSTDIASWTITFVQTGIESPIGERLRRVRPHLEGDEMFLANYADVLTDAPLPEMIDRFSRRDAGASMMVVPPQSSFHCVDLGDDGLVGGITAVSDMPLWENGGYFVLRQEVFDHIPENGDLVADGCAQLAKEGRLLAYQHRGFWKPTDTVKERAALDAAYAVGDRPWAVWERDGSGVGTS, encoded by the coding sequence ATGAAGGTCGTACTGTTCTGCGGCGGTTACGGACTGCGGATGCGCAGCGGAGCCTCCGACGACGTGCCCAAGCCCATGGCGATGGTCGGCCCGCGGCCGCTGATCTGGCACGTCATGCGCTACTACGCGTCCTTCGGGCACACGGAGTTCATCCTGTGTCTCGGGTACGGGGCCGAGCACATCAAGAACTTCTTCCTCAACTACGAGGAGACCACGTCCAACGACTTCGTACTGCGGGGCGGGCGCACCGAGCTGCTCTCCACCGACATCGCCTCCTGGACGATCACCTTCGTGCAGACCGGCATCGAGTCGCCCATCGGGGAGCGGCTGCGCCGGGTGCGGCCCCACCTGGAGGGCGACGAGATGTTCCTCGCCAACTACGCGGACGTGCTGACCGACGCCCCGCTGCCGGAGATGATCGACCGGTTCTCCCGGCGCGACGCCGGAGCCTCGATGATGGTGGTCCCGCCGCAGTCCTCGTTCCACTGCGTGGACCTGGGCGACGACGGCCTGGTCGGGGGCATCACGGCGGTGAGCGACATGCCGCTGTGGGAGAACGGCGGCTACTTCGTGCTCCGCCAGGAGGTCTTCGACCACATACCGGAGAACGGGGACCTGGTCGCGGACGGATGTGCCCAACTGGCCAAAGAAGGACGGCTGCTGGCGTACCAGCACCGCGGGTTCTGGAAGCCGACCGACACCGTGAAGGAGCGTGCCGCGCTCGACGCCGCCTACGCCGTGGGCGACCGCCCGTGGGCCGTGTGGGAGCGGGACGGCTCGGGGGTGGGGACCTCGTGA
- a CDS encoding heparinase II/III family protein gives MTTSAGWYLRRLSAMGPREVGGRVGDAVRRRRWRSGLPGRPAVTGARFTAVLPAGALDAVAPDAAKRLVAEADRLMAGHAEYFGVERDDLADPDWCHDPKTGRRAPWGYAFDVPYRSEDAVGDIKQIWELSRHQYLTVLAAAYALTGDERYAERVAAHLRSWWAANAPLRGVHWISGIELGIRLLSWVWVRRLLEGWPGAAGLFEDNPVALDQIWHHQRWLAAFPSRGSSANNHIIAEAAGQFAAACAFGWFPGSARWRDDALRSLERHLRSNTFGSGLNRELATEYHGLVLELGLAAVAEADAAAVPVPATVRLVLLRMTDALAAIVDGRLRPPRQGDADDGHGLVVDGAGTDRWGSLLATGDAVFGRLDWWPSVTGTDVRTPLLAALIRPGAPAVTRPAHRPAHFADAGMTILRGPAEIWCRCDGGPHGFLSIAAHAHADALSVEVRHDGVDVLADPGTFCYHGQPEWRRYFRSTLGHNTLELDGGDQSGSGGPFLWTRHARSRVLVADTSGEGVARWCAEHDGYQGSVHRRRVELSAETRELRVVDEVRGPRRSARLAFHLGPAIAAELVDHRAVLTWTRDGEDRSAVLDLPGQLSWRAHRGESDPPLGWYSPGFGRKVPATTLVGTGFADGAVPPGEFITVLRFQG, from the coding sequence ATGACCACGAGCGCGGGCTGGTACCTGCGGCGGCTGTCCGCGATGGGGCCGCGGGAGGTCGGCGGCCGGGTGGGCGACGCGGTGCGCAGGCGGCGGTGGCGCTCCGGGCTGCCCGGGCGCCCGGCCGTGACCGGCGCCCGGTTCACCGCGGTCCTGCCCGCCGGGGCGCTCGACGCGGTGGCGCCGGACGCCGCGAAGCGGCTCGTCGCCGAGGCGGACCGGCTGATGGCCGGGCACGCCGAGTACTTCGGGGTGGAGCGCGACGACCTGGCCGACCCGGACTGGTGCCACGACCCGAAGACCGGGCGCCGGGCACCGTGGGGCTACGCCTTCGACGTGCCGTACCGCAGCGAGGACGCGGTCGGGGACATCAAGCAGATCTGGGAGCTGTCCCGGCACCAGTACCTCACCGTGCTCGCCGCCGCCTACGCGCTCACCGGGGACGAGCGGTACGCCGAGCGCGTGGCCGCGCACCTGCGGAGCTGGTGGGCGGCCAACGCGCCGCTGCGCGGGGTGCACTGGATCAGCGGCATCGAGCTGGGGATCCGGCTGCTGTCGTGGGTGTGGGTCCGCCGCCTGCTGGAGGGCTGGCCGGGCGCGGCCGGGCTGTTCGAGGACAACCCGGTGGCGCTGGACCAGATCTGGCACCACCAGCGCTGGCTGGCCGCCTTCCCCAGCCGGGGCTCCTCGGCGAACAACCACATCATCGCCGAGGCCGCCGGGCAGTTCGCCGCGGCCTGCGCCTTCGGGTGGTTCCCCGGCTCGGCTCGCTGGCGGGACGACGCGCTGCGGTCGCTGGAGCGGCACCTGCGGAGCAACACCTTCGGCTCCGGCCTCAACCGCGAGCTGGCCACCGAGTACCACGGACTCGTGCTGGAGCTGGGCCTGGCCGCGGTGGCCGAGGCGGATGCCGCCGCCGTGCCGGTCCCGGCGACGGTCCGGCTGGTGCTGCTGCGGATGACCGACGCGCTCGCGGCCATCGTGGACGGGCGGCTGCGGCCGCCGCGCCAGGGAGACGCGGACGACGGGCACGGTCTCGTCGTGGACGGCGCGGGCACCGACCGCTGGGGCTCGCTGCTGGCCACCGGGGACGCCGTGTTCGGCCGACTCGACTGGTGGCCGTCGGTGACCGGCACCGATGTGCGCACCCCACTGCTGGCCGCGCTGATCCGGCCCGGCGCACCGGCCGTGACCCGCCCAGCACACCGGCCGGCCCATTTCGCCGACGCGGGGATGACGATCCTGCGCGGCCCGGCGGAGATCTGGTGCCGCTGCGACGGTGGTCCCCACGGGTTCCTGTCCATCGCCGCGCACGCCCACGCGGACGCGCTGTCCGTGGAGGTCCGGCACGACGGGGTCGACGTGCTCGCCGACCCGGGGACGTTCTGTTACCACGGGCAGCCCGAGTGGCGGCGGTACTTCCGCTCCACGCTGGGCCACAACACCCTGGAGCTGGACGGCGGTGACCAGTCCGGCTCCGGCGGCCCGTTCCTGTGGACGCGGCACGCCCGCAGCCGGGTCCTGGTCGCGGACACCTCGGGTGAGGGCGTGGCCCGCTGGTGCGCCGAACACGACGGCTACCAGGGGTCCGTGCACCGCCGCCGGGTGGAACTCTCCGCCGAGACCCGTGAGTTGCGGGTGGTGGACGAGGTGCGCGGTCCGCGCCGGTCCGCGCGCCTCGCGTTCCACCTCGGTCCGGCGATCGCCGCGGAGCTGGTGGACCACCGGGCGGTGCTCACCTGGACCCGGGACGGCGAGGACCGCTCCGCCGTGCTCGACCTGCCCGGGCAGCTGTCCTGGCGGGCCCACCGCGGCGAGAGCGACCCTCCGCTCGGCTGGTACTCCCCCGGCTTCGGGCGGAAGGTGCCCGCCACCACGCTGGTCGGCACCGGCTTCGCCGACGGGGCTGTCCCGCCGGGCGAGTTCATCACCGTACTCAGGTTCCAGGGCTAG
- a CDS encoding class I SAM-dependent methyltransferase: MTLCRLCGSAALGSVVDLGATPPCESFLSADQLDRPEQTYPLHLRVCTECWLAQIPPLITPEETFTQYAYFSSYSTSWVEHARTFVADSVERLALGPDAFVVEVASNDGYLLRHMVDRGIRCLGIEPSVNVGAAARDKGVPTLTAFLDPATGSDVRAEHGPADLVVANNVYAHIPDVVGFTRGLRALVADDGWVSIEVQHLLTLIEENQYDTIYHEHFQYYTVASAARALASGGLALVDVELLPTHGGSIRLWARPADAAGEPSQRVADVLDREKAAGLQELSGYTEFSARVAKVRRDLLRFLIEAAERGETVVGYGAPGKGNTLLNHCGIRPDLLPYTVDRNPYKHGMFTPGTRIPILAPEQIAADRPDYVLVLPWNLRDELVEQLSFVHAWGGRLVFPIPELSIVEPTSGKR, from the coding sequence ATGACACTATGCCGACTCTGCGGCTCGGCGGCGCTGGGGAGCGTCGTCGATCTGGGGGCGACACCGCCGTGCGAGAGCTTTCTCTCCGCGGACCAACTGGACCGGCCGGAGCAGACGTATCCGCTGCACCTGCGGGTCTGCACCGAGTGCTGGCTGGCGCAGATCCCGCCGCTGATCACGCCGGAGGAGACGTTCACGCAGTACGCGTACTTCTCCTCCTACTCGACGTCCTGGGTGGAGCACGCCCGCACCTTCGTCGCCGACTCCGTGGAGCGCCTCGCGCTCGGCCCCGACGCCTTCGTGGTCGAGGTCGCGAGCAACGACGGTTATCTGCTGCGGCACATGGTGGACCGGGGGATCCGCTGCCTCGGCATCGAGCCGTCGGTGAACGTCGGCGCCGCGGCGCGGGACAAGGGCGTGCCCACGCTCACGGCGTTCCTGGACCCGGCGACGGGCTCGGACGTGCGCGCCGAGCACGGCCCGGCGGACCTGGTCGTGGCGAACAACGTGTACGCGCACATCCCCGACGTGGTCGGGTTCACCCGGGGGCTGCGCGCCCTGGTCGCCGACGACGGCTGGGTCTCCATCGAGGTGCAGCACCTGCTGACCCTGATCGAGGAGAACCAGTACGACACGATCTACCACGAGCACTTCCAGTACTACACGGTGGCGTCCGCGGCCCGGGCGCTCGCCAGCGGCGGACTCGCCCTCGTGGACGTCGAGTTGCTGCCCACGCACGGCGGATCCATCCGGCTGTGGGCCAGGCCCGCCGACGCGGCGGGCGAGCCGAGCCAGCGGGTGGCCGACGTACTGGACCGGGAGAAGGCCGCCGGACTCCAGGAGCTGTCCGGGTACACCGAGTTCTCCGCCCGGGTCGCCAAGGTGCGCCGGGACCTGCTGCGGTTCCTCATCGAGGCGGCCGAGCGCGGCGAGACGGTCGTCGGCTACGGCGCCCCGGGCAAGGGCAACACCCTGCTCAACCACTGCGGCATCCGGCCCGACCTGCTCCCTTACACGGTCGACCGCAACCCCTACAAGCATGGCATGTTCACCCCGGGCACCCGCATCCCGATCCTGGCGCCCGAGCAGATCGCCGCCGACCGGCCCGACTACGTCCTCGTCCTGCCGTGGAACCTGCGGGACGAGCTGGTCGAGCAGCTGTCCTTCGTGCACGCCTGGGGCGGCCGCCTGGTCTTTCCCATACCGGAACTGAGCATCGTCGAGCCCACGTCGGGAAAGAGGTAG
- a CDS encoding bi-domain-containing oxidoreductase: MKQVVQNYKSGELALLDVPVPGCKPAGVLVRTAYSLISTGTELMKVSEAGMSMVGKARSRPDQVAKVMQSVATNGVPATYRKVMGKLDSYTPLGYSLCGVVEQVGAGIDDVAVGDLVACAGNEHALHAELNWVPKNLYTPVPDGLAPRHAAFGTVGSIAMQGVRQGEPQLGEVALVIGLGLIGQLVAQLLTAAGVRVIGADPDPARCELAARLGAAACGDPASTTVAGAVAELTGGHGVDQVYLAAGGGSNQPVELAAQLCRDRGRVVDIGKCRLDLPWNAYYEKELDVRFSRSYGPGRYDPAYELEGRDYPIGYVRWTERRNLACFLDLLARGRVDVEPLISHIAAFDDAVETYRSLKDGELKAVAVLFRYPGPAEDTAEAQAPAPAVAVPAVRRGGADSFPARSAGAPVRLAFIGAGNYATSMLLPHLAQREGVELATVVTTTALSAANAQRKFGFAEATTDLDAVLGDKSVDAVFVTTRHSSHADLTRKVLLAGKAVFVEKPLALTGDELAGVLAAVEESGNDRLQVGFNRRFAPLLQDAKKRFGARTGPASLRYLVNAGRLQHGSWYLQQGTEGSRFVGEGGHFIDTASWLLDADPVSVYALASPGNEDLQVVLRYPDGSTATISYVTTGASGFPKETLDLIADGKVLKLDDFVRASVHDNSAKRWVSSRLPQARDKGQNAELAAFIRAVRTGGPMPVPLESLVATTAATLAVQAGLASGAPVTLERTR; this comes from the coding sequence GTGAAACAGGTTGTGCAGAACTACAAGAGCGGCGAGCTGGCACTGCTCGACGTGCCGGTGCCAGGGTGCAAGCCGGCCGGTGTGCTGGTCAGGACCGCCTACTCGCTGATCTCCACCGGGACCGAACTCATGAAGGTGTCCGAGGCCGGGATGTCGATGGTGGGCAAGGCCCGCTCCCGTCCGGACCAGGTGGCCAAGGTCATGCAGAGCGTGGCCACCAACGGGGTGCCCGCCACCTACCGCAAGGTGATGGGCAAGCTGGACTCGTACACGCCGCTCGGCTATTCGCTGTGCGGGGTGGTCGAGCAGGTCGGCGCCGGGATCGACGACGTGGCGGTCGGTGACCTCGTGGCCTGTGCGGGCAATGAGCACGCGTTGCACGCCGAGCTGAACTGGGTCCCGAAGAACCTCTACACGCCGGTGCCGGACGGTCTCGCGCCGCGGCACGCGGCCTTCGGCACCGTCGGGTCGATCGCGATGCAGGGCGTCCGCCAGGGCGAGCCGCAGCTCGGCGAGGTGGCGCTGGTCATCGGCCTGGGGCTGATCGGGCAGTTGGTGGCGCAGCTGCTGACCGCCGCGGGAGTCCGGGTCATCGGGGCGGATCCGGACCCGGCGCGCTGCGAGCTGGCCGCGCGGCTGGGCGCCGCGGCCTGCGGCGATCCCGCGTCCACGACCGTGGCGGGCGCCGTCGCCGAACTCACCGGCGGTCACGGCGTGGACCAGGTGTACCTGGCCGCCGGGGGCGGCAGCAACCAGCCCGTCGAGCTGGCCGCGCAGCTCTGCCGGGACCGCGGCCGGGTCGTCGACATCGGCAAGTGCCGTCTGGACCTGCCGTGGAACGCGTACTACGAGAAGGAGCTGGACGTCCGCTTCTCGCGCTCGTACGGGCCCGGGCGCTACGACCCGGCGTACGAGCTGGAGGGGCGGGACTACCCGATCGGCTACGTGCGCTGGACCGAGCGCCGCAATCTGGCGTGCTTCCTCGATCTCCTCGCCCGCGGCCGTGTCGACGTGGAGCCCTTGATCTCCCACATCGCCGCGTTCGACGACGCCGTCGAGACGTACCGGAGCCTGAAGGACGGCGAACTGAAGGCCGTGGCCGTGCTGTTCCGCTATCCCGGCCCCGCCGAGGACACCGCGGAGGCGCAGGCCCCCGCCCCCGCGGTGGCCGTGCCCGCGGTGCGCCGCGGCGGCGCGGACTCCTTCCCCGCCCGGTCCGCCGGGGCGCCGGTGCGGCTGGCCTTCATCGGCGCGGGGAACTACGCGACGTCGATGCTGCTGCCGCACCTGGCCCAGCGCGAAGGCGTCGAGCTGGCCACGGTCGTCACCACGACGGCGCTGTCCGCGGCCAACGCGCAGCGGAAGTTCGGCTTCGCCGAGGCGACCACCGATCTCGACGCCGTGCTCGGCGACAAGTCCGTGGACGCGGTGTTCGTCACCACCCGGCACAGCTCGCACGCGGACCTGACCCGCAAGGTGCTGCTGGCGGGCAAGGCGGTGTTCGTGGAGAAGCCGCTGGCCCTCACCGGGGACGAGCTGGCGGGTGTGCTCGCGGCGGTGGAGGAGTCCGGCAACGACCGGCTGCAGGTGGGCTTCAACCGCCGGTTCGCACCGCTGCTCCAGGACGCGAAGAAGCGCTTCGGTGCCCGGACCGGTCCGGCGAGCCTGCGCTACCTGGTCAACGCGGGGCGGTTGCAGCACGGCAGCTGGTACCTCCAACAGGGCACCGAGGGCTCGCGGTTCGTCGGCGAGGGCGGGCACTTCATCGACACGGCGAGCTGGCTGCTGGACGCCGATCCGGTCTCGGTGTACGCGCTCGCCTCACCCGGCAACGAGGACCTGCAGGTCGTGCTGCGCTATCCGGACGGGTCCACGGCCACCATCAGCTACGTCACCACCGGCGCGTCCGGCTTCCCCAAGGAGACGCTGGACCTCATCGCGGACGGCAAGGTGCTGAAGCTCGACGACTTCGTCCGGGCCTCCGTGCACGACAACAGCGCCAAGCGGTGGGTCAGTTCGCGGCTGCCGCAGGCGCGCGACAAGGGCCAGAACGCCGAACTGGCCGCGTTCATCCGGGCCGTGCGGACCGGTGGCCCGATGCCGGTGCCGCTGGAGTCGCTGGTCGCCACCACGGCGGCCACCCTCGCCGTGCAGGCCGGCCTGGCGAGCGGCGCGCCGGTCACGCTGGAGCGGACCCGATGA